GCGCAACAGGTCCTGCATCGATAAAGATGCCTGTAAGCTCCATTGCCTCCTGTACAGATCCGCCACCATTGAATCGCAGGTCGAGGATGAGGCCGGTTATATTTTCTTTTTTCAGTTTGACGATCTCCCTGGCCACATCGTTGGCACACCCCTTTAGGCCGATATTACCCTGGTCCCAGTCTTCATAGAACGTAGGGAGATAAATATACCCGATGGTTTGCTGCCCTTTCAGTACAAAGCTTTTCACTTTATTTTCCACTTCAGCATCGGTAGCCTGTTCTTTCAGCAGCGGCACCTGAATTACGGAGCCATTGGCTTTACGAACGCGCAGCAACAGTGTATCGTGGTTACTCATGCGCAACAGGTCGTTGAGTTCTTCGGTTGCCGTTGGCGACACAGCGTCGGTTTTATTTCCGCTCCACTGTGCCTGTATAATTTTATCACCTTTCTGTAACTGGCCGCTTTTATATGCGGGGCTTCCGGGTTGAAGGTCTTCGATGAAAATATCATCCTTTTCCTCTTTTATGCGGAATCCGAACCGGAAACGCTGCTTACCCAGTTGGCTTTCAAAGTTTTCCTTTGCAGAAAGCGGGAAGTAGCCTGTATGCGGATCAAAACACCGGGCGATAGCTTCACAATAAAGATCACCGATGGCAACAGCGCTTGTTGCGGCATTGCGAAGAATATAATTGATTTGCCGGCGCAGCCGCGAGCAGGAACCCTGTTCTTTTATATATACCTGCAACCTGTTCCTCAATGCGGTGATATCGGCTGAACCAGGCGTGGCTACAGGCTTTATCGTTTGCGGTTTCGGTTGTACCCGTTGTGTACCCGTTGTATTATTGCCTGAAGAACAAAGCACAGCCACAAGGGAATCGGCCTGCTTGAGGCGTTGTATGAATAAAGAAGTAAACAGGCTGATATAGGCTGATCTTCTATTCCTGATCTCATCATCCAGGGTTGATTCAAAAGCCCTGAGCCGGGTTATATCGTCATCGGAAAAGAAAAGTTCATCTTCGTCGGCCAGCTTAAGCATGGTAAACCAGAGGTCGTGCGAAAAGCTGTCGTTAAGCGTCCTTGGCTCAACGTGAAACTTATCGATCATTCTATAAACGAGAAAAGCTTCGCCGGCCACCTTGCTAAAAGATTGGGCACGGGAATGAAAGGGCGTTACCAGCGTCAGCCAAAGCAAAGCGAGGCAAAGGTTCTTCATAATTCAAGGGTAAAAAGGTGGCAGTAAGGTAGTAACATTTTTTTGAATGCACGCTACAGCCACCTTTTCCCAGCTGAATTTAAGCCAGAACCAAGGAAAACCCCAATGCCGGCAGCATTTTATTCGTCGGCTCCCGCCTGAGTGCGGTTTATAAGGCTTTCTATGAGATAGGTAACAAAAGATAAAAGTAAACTGAAGAGCAATGCCGCCCACCAGCTATTGACCACGAAACCGGGGACGATATAGGATGTCCATTTTACAATGAGGATGTTAATGACCAGCAGAAAAAGCCCCATTGTAAGTATGGTAATAGGTATGG
The Filimonas effusa genome window above contains:
- a CDS encoding phage holin family protein, which gives rise to MGKFIGKILVTALAALIVSYIIPDTNIDSGTTAIIVALVLALLNGFVKPILIVLTIPITILTMGLFLLVINILIVKWTSYIVPGFVVNSWWAALLFSLLLSFVTYLIESLINRTQAGADE
- a CDS encoding S41 family peptidase, translating into MKNLCLALLWLTLVTPFHSRAQSFSKVAGEAFLVYRMIDKFHVEPRTLNDSFSHDLWFTMLKLADEDELFFSDDDITRLRAFESTLDDEIRNRRSAYISLFTSLFIQRLKQADSLVAVLCSSGNNTTGTQRVQPKPQTIKPVATPGSADITALRNRLQVYIKEQGSCSRLRRQINYILRNAATSAVAIGDLYCEAIARCFDPHTGYFPLSAKENFESQLGKQRFRFGFRIKEEKDDIFIEDLQPGSPAYKSGQLQKGDKIIQAQWSGNKTDAVSPTATEELNDLLRMSNHDTLLLRVRKANGSVIQVPLLKEQATDAEVENKVKSFVLKGQQTIGYIYLPTFYEDWDQGNIGLKGCANDVAREIVKLKKENITGLILDLRFNGGGSVQEAMELTGIFIDAGPVAQIKRKDPKPIVLYDVNRGTAFDGPLVVLVNSYSASASELVAAALQDYNRAVIVGTTTYGKATGQVMLPVDTTISLESPEPRPGASPDNNSYIKITMSKLFRVNGSSLQATGVIPSVIVKDSLVHIEREADEPFALKATTIAPNKYYKPYPVLPAIDARMINTTAAFTITNHEAEKSLLQSDAYGSQLNEAFKTLLASDTGVKAAYEVLQLLIKK